The following are encoded in a window of Castanea sativa cultivar Marrone di Chiusa Pesio chromosome 9, ASM4071231v1 genomic DNA:
- the LOC142610321 gene encoding E3 ubiquitin-protein ligase RHF2A-like → MEVPEMEETKPESHLTSAAAFVEGGIQQACDDACSICLEDFFESDPSTVTTCKHEFHLQCILEWCQRSSQCPMCWQPISLKDSTSQELLEAVERERSFRVTPPRNATIFHHPTLGAFELQHLPVGANDADLEERIIQHLAAAAAMGRAHHIGRRDGHRGRSSAHGRPHFLVFSTHPSGPGPVSASGGDNEPVAISVASPSTPLASGGDEPSQQVPHFPSVHTDQISSTASGPTFLPANRQGISFSNRSPALRSSPPNQDGAGPSDLQSFSESLKSRFNAMSMRYKESISKSTRGWKERLFSRNTSMTDIGSDVPREVNAGIAGVSRMMERLETRENSSDNPASVANHVGDFSVTEQNNQNIAETHGESPLNDSNQPASCAASSASG, encoded by the exons ATGGAG GTTCCAGAGATGGAGGAGACAAAGCCTGAAAGTCATTTGACATCAGCTGCAGCCTTTGTGGAGGGGGGAATACAACAAGCCTGTGACGATGCTTGCAGCATATGCCTCGAGGATTTTTTTGAAAGTGATCCATCAACG GTGACTACTTGCAAGCATGAATTTCACCTCCAGTGCATCCTTGAATG GTGCCAAAGAAGCTCCCAGTGTCCCATGTGTTGGCAACCTATTAGCCTAAAGGATTCTACCAG TCAAGAATTGCTTGAGGCAGTGGAACGAGAGAGGAGCTTTAGGGTTACTCCACCAAGAAATGCCACTATATTTCATCATCCCACCCTTGGTGCTTTTGAATTGCAGCAT TTACCGGTAGGTGCTAATGATGCTGACCTTGAAGAGCGTATAATCCAGCACTTGGCAGCTGCTGCTGCAATGGGAAGGGCCCACCACATTGGTAGGAGGGATGGTCACAGAGGTCGATCATCTGCCCATGGTCGACCACACTTTTTGGTATTCTCCACTCATCCTAGTGGACCTGGTCCCGTTTCTGCCTCTGGGGGGGACAATGAACCAGTAGCAATTAGTGTAGCTAGTCCATCGACCCCGCTTGCATCTGGTGGGGATGAACCATCACAACAGGTCCCACATTTTCCTTCAGTTCATACTGATCAAATTTCTTCCACAGCATCTGGACCTACTTTCCTGCCAGCAAATCGTCAAGGAATTTCCTTTAGTAATCG GAGCCCTGCTCTACGTTCCTCACCACCAAATCAAGATGGAGCAGGACCGTCAGATCTTCAGTCATTTTCAGAGTCTCTGAAATCTAGATTTAATGCCATGTCGATGAG ATACAAAGAGTCAATTTCAAAGAGTACCAGAGGGTGGAAGGAGAGGCTTTTCTCTCGTAACACTTCCATGACAGATATTGGCTCTGATGTTCCAAGAGAAGTGAATGCAGGAATTGCTGGTGTATCTCGTATGATGGAACGCCTTGAGACCAGAGAAAATAGTAGTGACAACCCAGCTTCTGTAGCAAATCACGTAGGTGATTTTTCTGTTACGGAGCAGAACAACCAGAACATTGCAGAGACTCATGGAGAAAGCCCTCTGAATGACAGCAATCAACCTGCTTCTTGCGCTGCAAGTTCAGCTTCAGGTTAA